The Triticum aestivum cultivar Chinese Spring chromosome 3A, IWGSC CS RefSeq v2.1, whole genome shotgun sequence genome includes a region encoding these proteins:
- the LOC123057966 gene encoding dof zinc finger protein DOF3.4 — translation MLLLPVVLPLSSCTATPPLPLSSSCTPRYILAHRPAPSSCNLSYRQVRARSVVRLRLFRFLGAMVRITAMDQLEAEEVVVRAPAASGGVRRAGEPERLAQCPCPRCESTDTKFCYYNNYNLSQPRHFCRGCRRYWTRGGALRNVPVGGGTRKPNGSPAAVRRKRPSHSHSHSHHAVPAAAASQAAPVVPLSVSAPAPLPLPLLQPQPQPQPQQYELTFLPASLSAVDPDRRLLDLGGSFSSLLAPPAPLLPNFATSFVFGGAGAGMAMAHAHVPALPQPAPVASQALPESFWGMGWPDLSI, via the coding sequence ATGCTGCTGCTTCCCGTCGTACTCCCACTGTCGTCCTGCACCGCCACCCCACCACTTCCATTGTCTTCTTCCTGCACCCCCCGCTACATATTGGCTCACCGTCCCGCGCCATCTTCTTGCAATCTCAGTTACCGGCAAGTGAGAGCTCGATCGGTCGTCCGGCTTAGGTTGTTCAGGTTTCTTGGAGCGATGGTTCGTATTACGGCCATGGACCAgctggaggcggaggaggtggtggtcaGGGCGCCGGCGGCGTCCGGCGGGGTGAGGAGGGCCGGGGAGCCGGAGAGGCTGGCGCAGTGCCCCTGCCCGCGCTGCGAGTCCACCGACACCAAGTTCTGCTACTACAACAACTACAACCTCTCGCAGCCGCGCCACTTCTGCAGGGGCTGCCGCCGCTACTGGACGCGCGGGGGCGCGCTCCGCAAcgtgcccgtcggcggcggcaCGCGCAAGCCCAACGgcagccccgccgccgtccgccgcaagCGCCCCTCCCACTCCCACTCCCACTCCCAccacgccgtccccgccgccgccgcctctcaggCCGCGCCGGTCGTCCCGCTCTCGGTCTCCGCGCCCGCGCCGCTCCCGCTGCCGCTGCtccagccgcagccgcagccgcagccgcagcagtaCGAGCTGACCTTCCTGCCGGCGTCCCTTTCGGCGGTGGACCCCGACCGCCGCCTGCTCGACCTCGGCGGCAGCTTCAGCTCCCTgctcgcgccgcccgcgccgctgctGCCCAACTTCGCCACCAGCTTCGTGTtcggcggcgccggcgcggggaTGGCAATGGCCCACGCTCACGTCCCTGCTCTGCCGCAGCCGGCGCCGGTGGCATCCCAGGCGCTGCCGGagagcttctggggcatggggtgGCCGGACCTGTCCATCTAG